In a single window of the Candidatus Eisenbacteria bacterium genome:
- a CDS encoding beta-glucosidase: MSRRSFPEGFLWGVATSAQQIEGSPSAGGRGESIWDVFASVPGNIEDGSNPGTACDHYRRWREDLELMKRLGIGAYRFSVSWPRVFPDGGGTPNPAGLDFYEALVDGLLEEGIVPFLTLNHWDLPRALQDRGGWPERSTVGAFVDYAAAVAERLGDRVRHWTTHNEPWCVATLGYEEGAHAPGRRNPEEALRTAHHLLLSHGRAAAAIRRIVPETEVGIVLNLSPAWPETESERDRDAARWFDGFFNRWYLDPLFRGRYPEDAIADRVARGHLPPGGLPFLREGDLEEIHSPLDFLGVNYYSRTMLRADENGRPVGFAGAPEEELDLMGWEVFPRGLHDILLRVHREYGPPAVYITENGTALPDEPDGEGWIRDERRVDYMRRHLAEAHRAIEAGVPLRGYFAWTLMDNFEWGHGYTKRFGLFHVDFRTGERTAKESARWYRDVAAANAVDGRD; the protein is encoded by the coding sequence ATGAGCCGCCGTTCCTTCCCCGAGGGGTTTCTCTGGGGGGTCGCCACGTCGGCCCAGCAGATCGAGGGCTCGCCGAGCGCCGGTGGTCGGGGGGAGTCGATCTGGGACGTTTTCGCGTCCGTCCCCGGAAACATCGAGGACGGATCGAACCCCGGGACTGCGTGCGATCACTACCGGCGTTGGCGGGAGGATCTGGAGCTGATGAAGCGGCTCGGCATCGGCGCCTACCGCTTCTCCGTCTCCTGGCCCCGCGTCTTTCCCGACGGAGGGGGAACGCCGAACCCCGCCGGTCTCGATTTCTACGAAGCGCTGGTCGACGGATTACTTGAAGAGGGAATCGTCCCCTTCCTCACGCTGAACCATTGGGATCTTCCCCGGGCCCTGCAGGATCGGGGGGGCTGGCCGGAGCGGAGCACCGTGGGGGCGTTCGTCGATTACGCCGCCGCCGTCGCCGAACGGCTCGGCGATAGGGTCCGCCACTGGACCACCCACAACGAACCGTGGTGCGTCGCCACGCTCGGCTACGAGGAAGGAGCGCACGCGCCGGGCCGGCGGAATCCGGAGGAGGCGCTCCGGACCGCCCATCATCTGCTCCTCTCCCACGGGCGGGCGGCCGCCGCGATCCGGCGGATCGTTCCGGAGACGGAGGTCGGCATCGTTCTCAATCTCTCGCCCGCCTGGCCCGAGACGGAGAGCGAAAGGGACCGGGACGCGGCGCGCTGGTTCGACGGATTCTTCAATCGTTGGTATCTCGATCCCCTCTTCCGGGGGCGCTACCCGGAGGACGCGATCGCCGACCGCGTCGCCCGCGGCCACCTGCCCCCCGGCGGACTCCCCTTTCTCCGGGAGGGGGATCTCGAGGAGATCCATAGTCCCCTCGATTTTCTGGGCGTCAATTACTACAGTCGAACCATGCTGCGGGCCGACGAGAACGGCCGGCCGGTCGGATTCGCCGGCGCGCCGGAGGAGGAACTCGACCTGATGGGGTGGGAGGTCTTTCCCCGGGGTCTCCACGACATCCTCCTCCGCGTGCACCGCGAATACGGGCCGCCGGCGGTCTATATCACCGAGAACGGAACGGCCCTCCCGGACGAACCGGACGGGGAGGGATGGATCCGGGACGAGCGGCGCGTCGATTACATGAGGCGCCACCTGGCGGAGGCGCACCGGGCGATCGAGGCGGGCGTCCCCCTGCGGGGATATTTCGCCTGGACGCTCATGGATAATTTCGAGTGGGGCCACGGCTACACGAAACGCTTCGGCCTCTTTCATGTCGATTTCCGTACGGGCGAGAGAACGGCGAAAGAGAGCGCCCGGTGGTATCGGGACGTGGCGGCCGCGAACGCGGTCGACGGTCGCGACTGA
- a CDS encoding T9SS type A sorting domain-containing protein — translation MSAQTAEKVVSMSGYRASLFFLPLLFLGSWEPAFGQCIFSNPSFEIGGSGGAVFGGWNQFGVVGSSPNATHGFAAARVTGPDLGGWDVSGYWQAMDSAPGDRWNVSVRVWHEAGHPLRGLSTALVNVEWRDAGGSLIDYESYAPIDSSATAGEVRYFAVTSGPAPSGTVEARLLLGVLQSPADPAPDVYFDQATFDEIGPPSIDDIQWDHFPGGRTVDFSGYVWRVKGPGYYGPGPSVFSDDSSSVWTDGNGRLHLTIRNDGGSWTSTEVALEDTLGYGDYIFTTAGSIDTLDERAVLGMFLWQYGPCWDPAYLWWNPYNEVDVEISRWGNPSNDVAQFVAQPYDWPGNLSRFDATWGAGELASFAFRWLPDRVECRSWRGGPSDETPPNLIHSWIYEGPHIPRPEQPRVHINFWQYEGPPGTDQEVVLDAFTFVPAGVITGVVEEPAVSPPRLPAARLFPARPNPFNPSTAIRFVMERSGFAEIDVFDTAGRRVIRLVSGVFPAGTHEATWDGRDSEGKNAASGVYLYRLRTDDVVETGRMVLVR, via the coding sequence GTGTCGGCGCAAACGGCGGAGAAAGTGGTCTCCATGTCCGGATATCGCGCGTCTCTCTTCTTCTTGCCGCTTCTCTTTCTCGGTTCGTGGGAACCCGCCTTCGGCCAGTGCATCTTCTCCAATCCCAGTTTCGAAATCGGCGGTTCGGGGGGAGCCGTTTTCGGGGGATGGAATCAGTTCGGCGTGGTCGGCTCCTCGCCGAACGCGACCCACGGCTTCGCGGCGGCCCGCGTGACCGGACCGGACCTGGGCGGGTGGGACGTCTCCGGGTATTGGCAGGCGATGGACTCGGCCCCCGGCGACCGGTGGAACGTGTCGGTGCGGGTCTGGCACGAAGCCGGCCATCCGCTCCGCGGCCTCTCCACGGCGCTCGTGAACGTCGAGTGGCGCGATGCGGGCGGCTCGCTGATCGACTACGAATCCTACGCTCCCATCGACTCGTCGGCCACGGCCGGCGAGGTGCGGTATTTCGCCGTCACCAGCGGGCCCGCCCCGTCCGGCACCGTCGAAGCCCGCCTCCTCCTCGGCGTCCTCCAGAGCCCCGCCGATCCGGCGCCGGACGTCTATTTCGATCAGGCGACCTTCGACGAGATCGGCCCCCCGTCGATCGACGACATCCAATGGGACCATTTCCCCGGCGGCCGGACCGTCGACTTCAGCGGATATGTTTGGCGTGTCAAGGGTCCGGGATACTACGGGCCGGGACCGAGCGTTTTCTCCGATGATTCGAGTTCCGTCTGGACGGACGGGAACGGCCGTCTCCATCTGACCATCCGAAACGACGGCGGATCCTGGACCAGCACCGAGGTCGCCCTCGAGGACACCCTCGGATACGGCGACTACATCTTCACCACCGCCGGCTCGATCGACACGCTCGACGAACGCGCCGTGCTCGGTATGTTTCTCTGGCAGTACGGGCCGTGCTGGGATCCCGCCTACCTCTGGTGGAACCCCTACAACGAGGTCGACGTGGAGATCAGCCGGTGGGGAAATCCCTCGAACGACGTCGCCCAATTCGTGGCGCAGCCCTACGACTGGCCGGGAAACCTCAGCCGCTTCGACGCCACTTGGGGCGCCGGGGAACTCGCGAGCTTCGCCTTCCGCTGGCTCCCGGACCGGGTCGAGTGCCGGAGCTGGCGGGGCGGTCCGTCGGATGAAACGCCGCCCAACCTGATCCACTCCTGGATCTACGAGGGTCCCCACATCCCGCGCCCCGAGCAGCCCCGCGTGCACATCAACTTCTGGCAGTACGAGGGACCGCCCGGAACGGATCAGGAAGTGGTCCTTGATGCCTTTACCTTCGTTCCCGCCGGCGTGATCACCGGCGTGGTCGAGGAACCTGCGGTTTCTCCGCCCCGTCTTCCCGCGGCCCGGCTCTTCCCGGCGCGGCCGAATCCCTTCAACCCGAGCACGGCGATTCGTTTCGTGATGGAAAGAAGCGGTTTCGCCGAGATCGATGTCTTCGATACCGCCGGCCGGCGCGTGATCCGTCTCGTGAGCGGTGTTTTCCCCGCCGGGACGCATGAAGCGACGTGGGACGGCCGGGATTCGGAGGGGAAGAACGCCGCGTCCGGCGTCTATCTGTACAGACTCCGGACGGACGACGTGGTGGAGACCGGTCGGATGGTATTGGTGAGATAG
- a CDS encoding family 16 glycosylhydrolase has protein sequence MDCQKTFSLVGGLVLAIIAGMSFATPAAAAFSLVWSDEFDGTSLNTADWTIDIGDGCPDLCGWGNNELQYYRAENVEVSGGNLILTARDQYYGGRYFTSGKVHTRDKRSFLYGRIEMRAKIPTGGGMWPAFWMMPQDDAYGGWAASGEIDIMESVNATTSIGGTIHFGGSYPDNTYSSGSYSPGGINFADEFHVYAVEWEPDEIRWYVDDALFSTKTSSQWYSDGAPGDPNAPFDQDFYIIMNAAVGGNMTGCTSTSCVTADLPQQYLIDYVRVYQETGNLAPTVAVTYPTEGDNPPAGDITIEAAASDTDGAVAKVEFYEDLTYLGEDTTAPYTLLWPSVPSGCYTISARAIDDEGAYSIDAADVTVGAGCGQAPYLGVPFALPTRIEAEDYDDGGEAVAYHDLDAGNQGSAYRTSEDVDVQSCSDAGGGYNVGWLREGEWLEYTVDVPGAGEYEIDVRVASYSAGGEFRIEFDGVDKTGAVTVPVTGGWQTWTTVSTTATLEPGVQVMRFIPTVEGFNLNYIEFRAPTAVAAPSPPRAFALHPNTPNPFNPSTTIAYDLARPSAVDLAVYDVAGRKVRTLVSAGNLSAGRHEVVWNGRGDDGRDVASGVYFCRLLAGGYSETRRLLLLR, from the coding sequence ATGGATTGCCAGAAAACCTTCTCACTCGTTGGAGGGCTCGTGCTCGCGATCATCGCGGGGATGAGCTTCGCGACTCCCGCCGCTGCGGCTTTCTCTCTCGTCTGGTCGGACGAGTTCGACGGTACCTCTTTGAATACCGCCGACTGGACCATCGACATCGGCGACGGATGTCCCGACCTGTGCGGTTGGGGAAACAACGAGCTTCAGTATTACCGGGCGGAGAACGTCGAGGTTTCCGGCGGGAACCTGATCCTCACGGCGCGCGATCAGTACTACGGCGGCCGATACTTCACCTCGGGCAAGGTCCACACACGGGACAAACGCTCCTTCCTCTACGGGAGGATCGAGATGAGGGCCAAGATCCCCACGGGAGGCGGCATGTGGCCCGCGTTCTGGATGATGCCGCAGGACGACGCCTACGGCGGATGGGCGGCGAGCGGCGAGATCGACATCATGGAGTCCGTGAACGCCACGACCTCGATCGGCGGAACGATTCACTTCGGCGGGAGCTATCCGGACAACACCTATTCGAGCGGATCCTATTCGCCCGGGGGGATCAACTTCGCCGACGAGTTCCACGTCTACGCCGTCGAGTGGGAGCCGGACGAGATCCGCTGGTACGTGGACGACGCGCTCTTTTCGACGAAGACGAGCTCCCAGTGGTATTCCGACGGCGCCCCCGGTGATCCAAACGCGCCCTTCGATCAGGATTTCTACATCATCATGAACGCCGCGGTCGGCGGCAACATGACCGGTTGCACGAGCACGAGCTGCGTTACGGCGGATCTCCCCCAGCAGTACCTCATCGACTACGTCCGCGTGTACCAGGAAACGGGGAACCTCGCTCCCACCGTCGCCGTCACCTACCCCACCGAGGGGGACAACCCGCCGGCGGGGGATATCACGATCGAGGCGGCCGCCTCCGACACGGACGGCGCCGTCGCGAAGGTGGAGTTCTACGAGGATCTGACCTATCTGGGCGAAGACACGACCGCTCCCTACACCCTGCTCTGGCCTTCCGTCCCGAGCGGGTGTTACACGATCAGCGCCAGGGCGATCGATGACGAGGGCGCCTACAGCATCGACGCCGCCGACGTGACCGTCGGCGCCGGGTGCGGCCAGGCTCCTTACCTCGGCGTTCCTTTCGCGCTCCCCACGCGGATCGAGGCGGAGGACTACGATGACGGGGGAGAGGCGGTCGCCTACCACGACCTGGACGCGGGGAACCAGGGGAGCGCCTATCGCACCTCGGAGGACGTCGACGTCCAATCATGCTCCGACGCGGGCGGCGGGTACAACGTGGGATGGCTCCGGGAAGGAGAATGGCTGGAGTACACCGTCGACGTTCCGGGCGCGGGCGAATACGAGATCGATGTCCGCGTGGCGTCCTATTCCGCCGGAGGCGAATTCCGCATCGAGTTCGACGGCGTCGACAAGACGGGCGCCGTCACCGTGCCGGTCACGGGCGGTTGGCAGACGTGGACGACCGTCTCCACGACGGCGACGCTCGAACCGGGCGTGCAGGTCATGCGGTTCATTCCCACGGTCGAGGGATTCAACCTCAACTACATCGAGTTCCGGGCGCCGACCGCGGTCGCGGCTCCTTCGCCGCCGCGGGCGTTCGCGCTGCACCCCAATACTCCCAATCCCTTCAACCCGTCGACGACCATCGCCTACGATCTGGCCCGGCCGTCCGCGGTCGATCTGGCGGTCTACGACGTGGCGGGACGGAAGGTACGGACCCTCGTTTCCGCGGGAAACCTTTCCGCCGGTCGTCACGAGGTCGTTTGGAACGGCCGCGGCGACGACGGTCGAGACGTCGCATCAGGGGTGTACTTCTGCCGGCTCCTTGCCGGAGGGTACTCGGAGACCCGGAGGCTCTTGCTGCTCCGTTAA
- a CDS encoding T9SS type A sorting domain-containing protein: protein MMLARATAFLTVMMLCCMVSTAGAAVTSYGQSFEGLIQTDPDALGDDGWLVYGNVFDPDTSYLYGYGPFAAPNHNAAFCQIVTGEGGPSQEAQQLVVFSDYENTDHAGGNLVESNVYREYTIEAGDVGTCWFFEFDAKLGNITGSSTAAAFIKTLDPGSGYALTNFITVDMTSIPVEWQRYGLRIGIDASLAGQLLQFGFMNLATLYEPSGIFYDNIEIRGETVDVPEGATVARSRMSQNCPNPFNPTTRIDFAITRAGAVEIAVFDISGRRVATLHDGELGAGEHSVTWDGTTDRGESASSGLYLYVLETPTDRLTRRMMLVK from the coding sequence ATGATGCTGGCTCGAGCGACCGCATTCCTTACGGTCATGATGCTGTGCTGTATGGTTTCCACCGCCGGCGCCGCGGTGACGTCCTACGGCCAGAGCTTCGAGGGTTTGATCCAGACGGATCCCGACGCGCTGGGCGATGACGGCTGGCTGGTCTATGGAAATGTGTTCGATCCGGACACGTCCTACCTCTACGGATACGGCCCCTTCGCGGCGCCCAACCACAACGCCGCGTTCTGCCAGATCGTGACCGGAGAGGGCGGCCCCAGCCAGGAAGCCCAGCAACTCGTCGTGTTCAGTGATTACGAGAACACCGATCACGCCGGCGGCAACCTCGTCGAGTCGAACGTCTACCGGGAGTACACGATCGAAGCCGGCGACGTGGGCACCTGCTGGTTCTTCGAGTTCGACGCCAAGCTGGGCAACATCACGGGAAGCTCGACCGCGGCGGCGTTCATCAAGACGCTCGACCCCGGTTCCGGATACGCCCTGACCAACTTCATCACCGTGGACATGACGTCCATTCCCGTCGAGTGGCAGCGCTACGGCCTCCGCATCGGGATCGACGCGAGTCTCGCCGGCCAGCTCCTGCAGTTCGGCTTCATGAACCTGGCCACGCTTTACGAACCGTCGGGCATATTTTACGACAACATCGAGATCCGCGGCGAAACGGTCGACGTCCCGGAAGGCGCCACCGTCGCCCGATCGAGGATGAGCCAGAACTGCCCGAATCCGTTCAATCCGACGACCCGCATCGATTTTGCTATTACGAGGGCGGGCGCCGTCGAGATCGCCGTTTTCGACATCTCGGGCCGGCGGGTCGCCACGCTGCACGACGGAGAACTCGGCGCCGGTGAGCATTCCGTGACTTGGGATGGGACGACCGATCGGGGCGAATCCGCTTCCAGCGGATTGTACCTGTACGTTCTGGAGACCCCGACCGATCGATTGACCCGACGGATGATGCTGGTGAAGTAG